Proteins found in one Deltaproteobacteria bacterium genomic segment:
- a CDS encoding NADH-quinone oxidoreductase subunit J, translating to MQTLALFAYVFYLAIIAIGGFAAVTNTNLVRALVGLVAAMFGVAGMYFLMNAPFVGLMQLLIYVGAISVLIFFAIMLTKAPAGSEEQKPSPRKSKAVLAAMGPVVLLAVVCLKAFTQTVDVPVENDIKELGQGLLGTYGLAFELISVVLLVAMAGAVLLGFKRREEA from the coding sequence ATGCAGACACTCGCTCTTTTCGCCTACGTCTTCTACCTGGCCATCATCGCCATCGGCGGCTTCGCGGCCGTGACCAACACCAATCTGGTCCGGGCCCTGGTCGGCCTGGTGGCGGCCATGTTCGGAGTCGCGGGCATGTACTTCCTGATGAACGCACCCTTCGTGGGCCTGATGCAGCTTCTCATCTATGTCGGCGCCATCAGCGTGCTCATCTTCTTCGCCATCATGCTGACCAAGGCCCCGGCCGGCAGCGAAGAACAAAAACCCTCGCCACGTAAATCCAAGGCCGTGTTGGCCGCCATGGGGCCGGTCGTGCTCCTGGCCGTGGTCTGTCTCAAGGCCTTCACCCAGACCGTGGACGTGCCCGTGGAAAACGACATCAAGGAACTGGGTCAGGGCCTGCTTGGCACCTATGGACTCGCCTTTGAACTTATCTCCGTGGTGCTGCTGGTGGCCATGGCCGGCGCGGTGCTCCTGGGCTTCAAACGACGGGAGGAAGCATGA